A genomic window from Candidatus Binatia bacterium includes:
- a CDS encoding GFA family protein produces the protein MLRRLSEPPVVYPSSDHGKRMFCGRCGSSLFCELSEYPDQVDVALANMAAPIDLAPQANVFFDDRAAWITAEDGLPRLGGVTGIEPVT, from the coding sequence ATTCTCCGTCGGCTTTCCGAGCCTCCGGTCGTCTATCCCTCCTCGGATCACGGGAAGCGGATGTTCTGCGGTCGCTGTGGCAGCTCCCTCTTCTGTGAGCTGAGCGAATATCCCGATCAGGTCGATGTCGCGCTCGCGAACATGGCGGCTCCGATCGATCTCGCACCGCAAGCAAACGTTTTCTTCGACGACCGAGCCGCATGGATAACGGCGGAAGACGGCCTGCCGCGCCTCGGCGGGGTGACCGGCATAGAGCCCGTGACCTAG